The genomic stretch GGCAAGAGCTATAGCATTAAAGCTGATTCCTATTCCGTTATACTCAGCTCCGGACAACATGCTACCCAAGAATGCTCCCAAAAGAGGGAATATCACGATCAGCAGATATGCAATTCGAAATCTATTCATTATTGCCTCATTATTAATAAGTTTATGGGCATTAAAACGTAAAACACTTTTTCATTGACGTCTTTACCCATATTGCAAACTTATCTCACGGCATCATTATGTCAATGATAATCACGCAGTTTATGGAGAATTCAATGCTCAGCAAGTTAAAAAGCTTAAGAGACAAACTTAGCAAATCTAAATCTGGTTTTATAGATAAAATATCTGAAACAGTAAAGATTAGGGGCGTAATAGACGATCAACTTTATGATGACTTAGAAGAAATACTCATTAAGAACGATACTGGCTCACAGATGGCAGAACGTATCATTGAATCTTTACGTAAGGAAGTTAAAGAAGATAGAATTACAGACCCAGAAGTGGTGAAAATCTATCTTGTGGATATAATGCAGAACATCTTATTCAAAGATATCCCAGACGAGAGCGATTTCTTCGAACCTCCAGCAATACAACCGTACGTAATTGCTTTTGTAGGTGTAAATGGTACGGGGAAAACTACGACCATTGGTAAAGTGGCAAATCGCTTTGCCAAAGCCGGTAAAAAGGTATTGATCATTGCTGGGGATACTTTTCGCGCTGCAGCAATAGATCAAGTAGCTATTTGGGCAGAACGAGCTAAAGTTCAGATAATGAAATCCGAACCCGAACGCGATCCTGCCGCGGTAATCTACGATGGAGTGGCTTCTGCCGTAGCCAGGAACTACGATATAGTGCTAATAGACACAGCTGGAAGACAACATACCAAAGAACGACTCATGAAAGAACTGCAAAAGATTGATAGAGTAATTAAAAAAGCATGTCCAGAAGCTCCCCATGATGTTATTCTGGTGGTAGACAGCACTACTGGGCAAAATGCCATCTCACAGGCAAAACACTTCAATGAATCTATCAAATTAACCGGGATAGCCCTAACCAAATTTGATGGTACTGCCAAAGGGGGAATAATCTTTAATATTAAACAAAACTTGGAAATTCCGGTGAGGCTATTGGGAGTGGGAGAACAGATTGACGATATTGAGAACTTTCATACCGTTCGTTTTGTAAAGGCATTCTTTGCCGAAGGCGATGAAGACGAATCTGATGATTCCTCAAGATAAAGCCATTGAATTGGCTGAAAAGCTATTAAAAATCCTGAGCCCAGAAGGCGGAGAAAGTGCTCTTCTGGTGTTTGAACGCAAACTTTTAGAGCAGATATATAAAGAACTTTTAGCAGATGTACCGCTTGTTTTTAACGGGCTTTTTGCTCGCATGCAGTATTTTCACGATAACTTCGAAACACCTCCGGAATTGGTGAGACAGTTAAATTCATTAAGAATGTTGGCCAATAGAGCCGCTCACGAAGATATTGCCTCAATACCCGAAGGAGCCGTATCTTCAGGCGCAAAAACAATCTACTTGCTACTACGATTGGTATGTCCCCAACTAAATTGTCCCCAATTGGAAGAGTTTGTAAAGGATGCACCGGAATTCCCTCGCCAAAAGCATAGCAAAAAACAGAGCTTTCAATGCGTTTTAAAACATTGGAAACATTATGTGTCGGGAGGAAGAGTAGCTGGCTTGGAGATAAGCGCCATAAACGAAGACAACGAAGAAGTAAGAATCCTTTTGCGAGATGACTTAAAAAACCTTGAGAAGGCAAAATACAGCACCCTAGCTAATAGTTTATGGCAATATGCCAATCTTAATTGTTTAGAACTAAGTGAAGTAGCTGGTAAAGATAACTTCTTTGTAGATAATCCAAGAACTAAGTTTGTTTTAGAGCCAGATTTCTTGATTGATGCCTCTGCCATAGCTGAATGTATGGGAAATGCTTCATCTTCGCCGGAATTATTCATTCTAAACCGGCTGTTTGGCGAACCAAGTTCTGACAAAATGCTTTTAGGTAATATGGTAAATAGCATCTTTGATGATTTGATACATTATTCAGATTTAGATTATCTGGATTTGTTCAAACGAGGGCTAGCTCAAATACCAATTCCAATGGTTGCTTTAGGGCAAACTTGTGCAATGCAGATATACCGGGAAATCGAAAGTGGGCACTTAGATGTAGTAAAAGCTTTTTGTGCCGATGTGCCCAATGAAGATCTTCTATTGGAACCATCTTTTTTATGTCCTACCTATGGTTTACAAGGCAGATTGGATTTACTATTTAAAACAAAAGGCAAATACAATATAGTAGAGCTAAAAAGTGGCAAGGCACATCCCCATGATGTGTGGAGCAGCCAGCTATATCAGGTAGTGGCATACAATATGATAATTCGCAATGCTTATGGATCCGGAAACCAGGGGTCTAGTTCAATTTTATACTCAGCTTGTGCTGAAAAACCATTGCGCAATGTCGCAAACATGCCATTGCTAGAACAAAATCTTCTCATCTGCCGCAATCGGATTGTGGGAATAATGAGGCTACTCAGTGTAGAGCCTAAGTGGTTTTTAGATTGGCTAATCAAAAAGAATCCAGACGATTACAGTAACTTTAGCAAGCAGGCGTTACAACGATATAAGGCTTTACTGAAAAATATTAGAGAATTTGAATATGAATGGTTTGGTGAACAAGTTAAACGTATTGTTAGAGAAATCTGGTTTGTAAAGACTGGTAGTGCAGATAAGGATTCAAATTACGGGCATAATTCACTTTGGCGACTATCTGCATCCGAAAAACAAGGTAAGATTATATCTGGGTTACAAATAACTTCATACGATCTGAGAGATATTACCTTACAATATCTAGAATCTCCCGGAATATCTGATTTTAGGCAGGGAGACATAGTGATTTTATATGGCGAACACGCCAAAGCAGATAAACAAGAAATAATTCGTGGTGTAATTACCGACATAATTGATGATAGCATAAAACTGAGGATTCGGGGCGGAATCAAACGTAACTTTAGCCCAAATTCAACTTGGACTTTAGAGCACGATGTTTTAGAATCTTTTTTGTATGGTCCATTAAGCTCATTAACAACCTTTCTAGAGGCAGATATGCACTCCAGAGATCTTTATTGGGGTATTAGAAAACCAGCAATAGACGAATTTGAGCCAAAAGAAACAGAAAAAGAAACTGTTTTAGCAAAAATGAAGGCTGCGAAGGACTTGTTTATTATCCAAGGACCACCTGGCACCGGAAAAACTTCTGGACTAATTGGCAATTATGTAGAGCGATTTTATGAACACAGCAACAAGAAAATGATGATTCTTAGCTTTACCAATCGCGCTGTGGACGAAATTTGCTTATGTCTCAAAAAACGCAATATACCTTTTATTCGCACGGGGAATTCCCAAATTATCGAGGATGAGTTACTGGATAATCTCATTAGTGATAAACGCTTTCTGGAGATAGATAAACTCCTTCGAGAAAATCGCATTTTTGTGGCAACGGTACAAAGTGCAAATTCTTGGTATCGAGATTTAAGTAAACTCACTAAGATGGATGAAATGCTTATTGATGAGGCATCGCAAATACTCGAGAGCTCGATATTGGGTCTGCTTACAATTGCGCCTAAGGTTATCCTTATTGGCGATCAAAACCAACTGCCGGCCATTACCGTGCAAAGCCCTCTGGGGTTTAACTTTAGCTCGGAAACCCTTCAGGATTTGGAGTATAAGGATATCAACCAATCTCTTATGGAAAGATTGTTTAGGCTATATAAACGAAAAGGATGGGATCAACATCTCGAAATGCTTACGGGGCACTATCGAATGCACTTTAAAATTGCCTCATTAGTGGCTCATTACTACGATAATCGCCTCCAGCCCGTTCTTAAAGAACAATTCTTACCCTTAGCCAAAAGCAAACTGCCAGAGCTGATTGATGCCAGGTTACTATGGATTGAATGTCCCCCTTCTTCGCAGGATTACTTTGATCCCATGCAGATAGAAGCTACTAATTGGCTGGTTACCCAATATCGCAATGCTGGCTTAATTCGTGATCCCCAAAAAGATTTGGGCATTGTTGCCCCGTTTAGAGTAATGATCCACGCACTTAAGCATCTGATTGAAGATGTTAGCATCGATACAGTCGAACGGTATCAGGGCTCCGAACGGGATGCTGTGGTGCTTTGTTTTCCCTTAAGAGATGCTTTTGGTTTGAGAGGAATCGAATCTCTAAATTCGGATGGCAGCGTAGATAGAAAACTAAATGTTGCCGTCAGCAGAGCTAAAAACCGTTTGATCGTAATGGCAAACAGTCGCTTGTGCAAAGCATCAAATCATTATGCCAAGCTTTACGAAAACATCCGCCTCAATGGCAGGATTATTGATATTCACGATATTATTTAACAAGGAGATATTATGTCTAATCCCAATCCCCCTCAAAAGCAGTTGAACATCAAGCTTGATGAAAAAGTAGGCGAAGGAACCTATGCCAATTTCTTTATGATTACAAACTCACCTTCAGAGTTTATTATGGATTGTGGCAGAATTCTACCCGGAATTCCCGATGCTCGTATTTATTCGCGGGTTGTAATGACTCCCATGCATACCAAGCAACTTTTACAGCTTCTGGAAAAGAACATCAACAACTATGAAAAACAATTTGGAGAAATCAAAGTACAAGGTCAGGGAGAGAATAAAGCAGTCGGCTTTAAAACTACTTAATCTTTATAATTCAAAAACTTAACTGAACTAGTTATTAAATACTAAGAACTTAGCTCTGATTCTGCTTGCACTCACATTGCTTGAAGCATTTTTACGGCATGGTTAACCCCGAGATACAGCATAAAAGACGGGATAATGACTGCTTAAAACTTAGTTAATTACTACTTTACGGATCAGGCAAGCGAAGATGCACATAAGAGATTAGATCTAATCTGTTGAGGGATGGTTCCAAAAAAGCACTTGACGAATAGATGCTAATCAGACTTTTGGATCAGATACCACAAAAAAATAGAAAATAAACTGAATAAAGGGAGCAAAAGCCAATGAAGAAGTTTTCCTGGCGCGGTCTTTCAATAATTGTATTCATATGTGTTACTGCATTTTATCTGGCTCCTTTGGCGATCCCGAATTTGCCGGAGTGGTGGGCTAAAAACAAGCTCAAGCTCGGGCTGGATCTTAAAGGTGGCATGCAGATTCTTTTAGAAGTGGATACTTCCGCTCTTTCTGCTGCTGATGCACGTGGTGCGGTAGATCAAAATATTAAAATTATCCGCGAACGTATAGATCAATTTGGAGTTGCCGAGCCGTCCATTCAAAAAATCGGTGAGAATCGAATAATGGTTCAATTGCCTGGCGTAAGTGATATTCAGGCAGCCGAGAACCTCATCAAACAAACCGCTATGCTAGAATTTAAGGTTGTGGCAAAACGCGATGAAGGCAAACGTGTTCTGGATCTTATTGATAGTAATATCAATGCTAATCTGCAATTCTTTCCTGCTCTTGCAGAATTGGATAAACTCGATAAAGAGATAATGGCTGAGGATGATTCTTTAGCTCAACCTAGTTCTGGTGTGTTCAGCAGCCTAATCCGTCCCGGCGAGTTAGATTATGAAGTACAATACGATAGTGTTCGCCTTATCCAGGATCTTTTGGCTGATTCTTTGTTCCAGCAGATGATACCAGCCGGATGGCAGTTAGCTCTCGAACGTGCAGATACATCAAACCCCAGAGCAGATAGGATAATCCATGTACTCTCGTCTGCTGTGGAACTTTCTGGTGCCGACCTGGCAAAAGCCAAAGTAGAATATGGCTCATCAACTTCAACCGATCCTCGAATTGCCAATAAGCCTTACATATCTATAGAGATGAAACGTGAAGGGGCTAGAAAATTTGAGCGGGTAACGGCAGATAACGTTGGCAAGCGTTTGGCAATCGTATTGGACAATGTGGTCTATTCAGCTCCCAACATCCAAGAGCGTATTGCAGGTGGTAGAGCACAAATTACTGGCAGATTCACCTCTCAAGAAGCTAATGAACTCGCTATCGTATTAAATACAGGAAACCTAATAGCTCCCATTACTCCTGCCTCAACTTCAATCATAGGTGCCACTTTGGGTGCAGATAGCATTAAAAGCGGTACTATGGCTGGGTTTATTGGATTAGCTCTCGTAATGTTGTTTATGCTTTTTTACTATAAAGTTGGGGGCTTAATAACCGATTTTACCCTTATATTTAACGTTGGCTTTGTGTTGGCAATGCTTACGGCTTTTGGGGGCACTCTAACTCTGCCTGGTATTGCCGGTATGATACTTACTATAGGTATGGCAGTTGATGCTAATGTACTGGTATTTGAGCGTATTCGCGAAGAATTGGATACTGGGAAAACTCCTCGCTCTGCAGTAGATGCAGGGTATAAGCGAGCTACTGTTACGGTATGGGATGCCAATATAACAACCCTGATTGCAGCCTTTGTGCTTTATCAATTTGGAACCGGTCCCATTAGGGGATTTGCCATAACGCTAACAATAGGTATAATAGGATCTATGTTCTGCGCACTGGTATTTGTGCGTTCAATTTTCGATACCTTTGTTGTAACCGGCACTAAAAAGACTTTGAGTATTTAAGGAGAGAACGATGAGATTATTAAAGAATACCAATATCCCATTCGTAGGAATGCGCAAAGGTGCTTACCTTATCTCAATATTACTTATCCTTGCTGCTATTATTGGTCTTTTTGTGCGAGGCTTAAATTGGAGTATCGATTTTACAAGTGGAGTAGCGGCAAAGGTAGATTTACAGGCATTATCTGCAGATGTGGCACCCGTGGAAATAGATGAATTGCGCAATGCCCTTAAAACTCATGGTTTCCCCGAAGCAGAGATTCAGCGAGTTGGTGAATTTGGTTCTGGCACTTTTATGATTAAAATTAAGAGCGCAAATGCAGAAGACGCAGTTTCTTCGGATACCAAAACTCAGATTATCGATATCATTAGCGAAAGCTTTCCGGATCATTTAGCTGGACGCGATATTAACCGAGATGTTATTGAAGAAATCTATGAAGTTGGACCTAAGGTTGGGGGTGAATTGAGAACAAATGCTTTATTGGCAGTTGCAATTTCACTTATACTCATGATTATTTATATCTGGTTCCGCTTTGAATTGATTTTTGGATTGATGGCCATAGTAGCTCTTGCTCATGATGTGCTGATTATTGTAGGTGTGTTTGCGCTTAGCGGAAAAGAAATCACTATTCAGATCATTGCTGCGTTACTGACGATTGTGGGTTATAGCATAAACGATACGATCGTTATCTTCGACCGCATTCGCGAAGATCTGAAAATACGGCGCAAAGAACCCTTGGATCAAGTAATAAACTACTCGTTGAACGAAACTCTATCACGTACTGTGGTTACTTCTGGTACTACCTTTTTTACAACTTTGTCCTTGTACTTATTTGGGGGACAAGTATTGAATGATTTTGCTTTGGCTATGTGCTTGGGAGTAATCGTCGGTACTTATTCATCAATATTTCTGGCAAGTAACCTTGTTATAGATTTAACAAAAGCCACTCACAAAGAAAAGCAAGCTGCACAGCATCTTTCCAAAAGAAAGTAAGCTTTGCCAATATTATCTCTACAGCCCGGTATAATTCCGGGCTGTTTGTTTATACATCTGTTAAACAAGCAATATAGCGAGGCTGTAAACAAGTGGAAAAGCTTGACATAATTGGCTTGGATAAAACTAAAGTTATTTTGTAATGATGAAACATAGAATCCTATTTCTGTGCTTGTTATTATCGATTCTCTTACTTTCTGCCCAGAATAGTGGCGAAGTAATGATTATTGATGATAATACGCTGAGTGCGTCTGAAAATTTGCAGGCGTTAGTGGACAGCTTGGACGCATCCTTGAACGAGGATAGCAAGCTTGATTCTTTGTTTTATGCTGCAGATAGCATCCGTGCCTACTACGATGCCGAACAGATTTGGTTGTATGGAAATACTTCAATAGACTATGGGGCTTCGCAAATATTGGCAGATTCACTTTTTCTGGATTTGAAGAACGAACAGGCGATATCTTTGGGCATAACATATATGCGCGATAAAGAACAACTGATGATAGGTGAAAACGTCCGCTATGATGTTCGCAGTCAAACAGGGATGATGCAAAATGGAAATAGTTTTATCGAAAACGGATATTATCGAGGCAAGGAATTGCGGAAAGTTGGCTCAGATACCTACGATATAGATGGAGGCAGCTTTACAACGTGCGACCTGGAAGAGCCAAGCTACTGGTTTTGGGCGCAAAAGATGCGCGTATATCAGCGGGATAAGGTTGTGGGCAAACATGTTTTAGCCTATGTTAATCACTTACCGATCTTCTATTTCCCATTTATTACCATGAGCATAAAAAGAGGGAGGCAAGCCGGATTTTTAATTCCCGAACCTGGGTATAATAGTTTGGATGGTAAATATATCCGCGATCTTGCATATTACTATCCTTATAAAGATTATGCAGATCTTATTGCCAGTATAGACTTGATGGAAAAAACGGGATGGAAAGCACGTTTTTCGGCAAATTACATTAAACGATATATATACAATGGTTCGTTAAACATGAATTTTCACAAGAATACCAGTGGCTATACTACTGTATACGATTGGGCCTTAAGAGCTGGACATCATCACGAACTTCCCGAAAAATCTGCCCTTGATGTTTCGCTTGATTTTGTTAGCAATAAACGCATCTGGGAAAGTAGTGATTCTATAGACGAATCTCTTGCTCAAAGACTTAGTTCCAGCATTGCTTATCGTAAACCGTTTGGCTCCACATACTTTAATGCTGGCGCTTTGTATAATCAGGATCTCATTAACGATACAGCATCTTTGAGCTTACCCAGTGTAAGTTGGAGTGTATCATCACGTCCCTTATATGAATTGCTGCACTTAGATAGTAATGCGTGGTACTCCAATCTTTCATATTACTATAACTATCGTCTGGATCATACTGGGAACATCTTGGATCCCAATCCCTCATGGAGCGATTACCTGTGGGCTAATACTTTGGATCCCGATAATCCGGATAGGTATTTGATTGAGCATCATTTTGGCATGAAACACTCAATGGGAGTTTCGAATAGCTACAACTACAGGGGATGGCTAAATTTGAGGCAAAGCGTAGATTATTCCGAAGCCTGGTTCGATCGGGACAGAAATGATAAGCAATGGGTGCGTGGAAACGATTATTCTGCTTCTCTTAACGGTAGCTTCAATATGTATGGAATTCGAACCTTCAATAAGGCTCCCATATCAGCTATTCGACACGTTGTAACACCTTCTGTTGGCTTAAG from Candidatus Cloacimonadota bacterium encodes the following:
- the ftsY gene encoding signal recognition particle-docking protein FtsY; amino-acid sequence: MLSKLKSLRDKLSKSKSGFIDKISETVKIRGVIDDQLYDDLEEILIKNDTGSQMAERIIESLRKEVKEDRITDPEVVKIYLVDIMQNILFKDIPDESDFFEPPAIQPYVIAFVGVNGTGKTTTIGKVANRFAKAGKKVLIIAGDTFRAAAIDQVAIWAERAKVQIMKSEPERDPAAVIYDGVASAVARNYDIVLIDTAGRQHTKERLMKELQKIDRVIKKACPEAPHDVILVVDSTTGQNAISQAKHFNESIKLTGIALTKFDGTAKGGIIFNIKQNLEIPVRLLGVGEQIDDIENFHTVRFVKAFFAEGDEDESDDSSR
- a CDS encoding AAA domain-containing protein; protein product: MKTNLMIPQDKAIELAEKLLKILSPEGGESALLVFERKLLEQIYKELLADVPLVFNGLFARMQYFHDNFETPPELVRQLNSLRMLANRAAHEDIASIPEGAVSSGAKTIYLLLRLVCPQLNCPQLEEFVKDAPEFPRQKHSKKQSFQCVLKHWKHYVSGGRVAGLEISAINEDNEEVRILLRDDLKNLEKAKYSTLANSLWQYANLNCLELSEVAGKDNFFVDNPRTKFVLEPDFLIDASAIAECMGNASSSPELFILNRLFGEPSSDKMLLGNMVNSIFDDLIHYSDLDYLDLFKRGLAQIPIPMVALGQTCAMQIYREIESGHLDVVKAFCADVPNEDLLLEPSFLCPTYGLQGRLDLLFKTKGKYNIVELKSGKAHPHDVWSSQLYQVVAYNMIIRNAYGSGNQGSSSILYSACAEKPLRNVANMPLLEQNLLICRNRIVGIMRLLSVEPKWFLDWLIKKNPDDYSNFSKQALQRYKALLKNIREFEYEWFGEQVKRIVREIWFVKTGSADKDSNYGHNSLWRLSASEKQGKIISGLQITSYDLRDITLQYLESPGISDFRQGDIVILYGEHAKADKQEIIRGVITDIIDDSIKLRIRGGIKRNFSPNSTWTLEHDVLESFLYGPLSSLTTFLEADMHSRDLYWGIRKPAIDEFEPKETEKETVLAKMKAAKDLFIIQGPPGTGKTSGLIGNYVERFYEHSNKKMMILSFTNRAVDEICLCLKKRNIPFIRTGNSQIIEDELLDNLISDKRFLEIDKLLRENRIFVATVQSANSWYRDLSKLTKMDEMLIDEASQILESSILGLLTIAPKVILIGDQNQLPAITVQSPLGFNFSSETLQDLEYKDINQSLMERLFRLYKRKGWDQHLEMLTGHYRMHFKIASLVAHYYDNRLQPVLKEQFLPLAKSKLPELIDARLLWIECPPSSQDYFDPMQIEATNWLVTQYRNAGLIRDPQKDLGIVAPFRVMIHALKHLIEDVSIDTVERYQGSERDAVVLCFPLRDAFGLRGIESLNSDGSVDRKLNVAVSRAKNRLIVMANSRLCKASNHYAKLYENIRLNGRIIDIHDII
- a CDS encoding DUF3467 domain-containing protein is translated as MSNPNPPQKQLNIKLDEKVGEGTYANFFMITNSPSEFIMDCGRILPGIPDARIYSRVVMTPMHTKQLLQLLEKNINNYEKQFGEIKVQGQGENKAVGFKTT
- the secD gene encoding protein translocase subunit SecD, whose protein sequence is MKKFSWRGLSIIVFICVTAFYLAPLAIPNLPEWWAKNKLKLGLDLKGGMQILLEVDTSALSAADARGAVDQNIKIIRERIDQFGVAEPSIQKIGENRIMVQLPGVSDIQAAENLIKQTAMLEFKVVAKRDEGKRVLDLIDSNINANLQFFPALAELDKLDKEIMAEDDSLAQPSSGVFSSLIRPGELDYEVQYDSVRLIQDLLADSLFQQMIPAGWQLALERADTSNPRADRIIHVLSSAVELSGADLAKAKVEYGSSTSTDPRIANKPYISIEMKREGARKFERVTADNVGKRLAIVLDNVVYSAPNIQERIAGGRAQITGRFTSQEANELAIVLNTGNLIAPITPASTSIIGATLGADSIKSGTMAGFIGLALVMLFMLFYYKVGGLITDFTLIFNVGFVLAMLTAFGGTLTLPGIAGMILTIGMAVDANVLVFERIREELDTGKTPRSAVDAGYKRATVTVWDANITTLIAAFVLYQFGTGPIRGFAITLTIGIIGSMFCALVFVRSIFDTFVVTGTKKTLSI
- the secF gene encoding protein translocase subunit SecF: MRLLKNTNIPFVGMRKGAYLISILLILAAIIGLFVRGLNWSIDFTSGVAAKVDLQALSADVAPVEIDELRNALKTHGFPEAEIQRVGEFGSGTFMIKIKSANAEDAVSSDTKTQIIDIISESFPDHLAGRDINRDVIEEIYEVGPKVGGELRTNALLAVAISLILMIIYIWFRFELIFGLMAIVALAHDVLIIVGVFALSGKEITIQIIAALLTIVGYSINDTIVIFDRIREDLKIRRKEPLDQVINYSLNETLSRTVVTSGTTFFTTLSLYLFGGQVLNDFALAMCLGVIVGTYSSIFLASNLVIDLTKATHKEKQAAQHLSKRK
- a CDS encoding LPS-assembly protein LptD codes for the protein MIIDDNTLSASENLQALVDSLDASLNEDSKLDSLFYAADSIRAYYDAEQIWLYGNTSIDYGASQILADSLFLDLKNEQAISLGITYMRDKEQLMIGENVRYDVRSQTGMMQNGNSFIENGYYRGKELRKVGSDTYDIDGGSFTTCDLEEPSYWFWAQKMRVYQRDKVVGKHVLAYVNHLPIFYFPFITMSIKRGRQAGFLIPEPGYNSLDGKYIRDLAYYYPYKDYADLIASIDLMEKTGWKARFSANYIKRYIYNGSLNMNFHKNTSGYTTVYDWALRAGHHHELPEKSALDVSLDFVSNKRIWESSDSIDESLAQRLSSSIAYRKPFGSTYFNAGALYNQDLINDTASLSLPSVSWSVSSRPLYELLHLDSNAWYSNLSYYYNYRLDHTGNILDPNPSWSDYLWANTLDPDNPDRYLIEHHFGMKHSMGVSNSYNYRGWLNLRQSVDYSEAWFDRDRNDKQWVRGNDYSASLNGSFNMYGIRTFNKAPISAIRHVVTPSVGLSFVPNHSRNAIYYGFGGISLRNNQKQASLSFSLAQKWQLKYTQGKNERKINDLFSWDSRIAANLYKDDKKFGDISHSFSFRPGTIELGKLRHKDFRLDGLKLGYNNRMSVSQKTYQIGVDGLALRNYYFSQGISLSGSASYADYFPAPKNRTFTSFGEHREEPQAKADSDSWSLDISHDLFAEKNLFKSSGQNLRLSAGFNLTKNYSLTYSNYYDIKNKELIS